The genomic stretch TCGAGGAAGCTCCTTTTTTACCGCCGCCCTTATGGTGGTGATTGTCGTTGGGGTGGGATACAGCCTGTCGCTTTTGTTTCTCCTGCGGCGCTATCTGGCCCGTTTTAATCTCCGCTCCCTGGTCCTTATTTCCCTTATGGGAGCCGTGGGCTTTGGACTCGATTTTCTCGGAGGGCTGGTTTCAAATGTTCTTTATGGGCTGCTGGGCCCCTTCAATATTTTAGTGGGGGGGCTGATCACCGAAACCACTCATTATCTGGTTCTTTCAGCCATAATATATCTTCTGCCCTTTCCGGGCACCGTAACCCTGGCCGGACTCATTACCTATCTTATGGGGGGGATTCTTATGGGGGGGTTCGGAGTCACTGATGCCGTCTTTGTCGGGAGTCGTTTGGCCTATCAAGAAGGCTTCCTTTTGGCCTTCGGTGTTACCAGGGGAGGCCAGCCAAGGAGACTCCCGCTGGCCCTTTCCCTCTCTTTGGCCGATGCCTTCTCCACGGCCAGCTCCCTGGTCCTTCATGCCACCTTTTATCGTCTCTTTTTTCCCTTGTGGTATGTGGCCCTGGCGGTGGTGGTCAAGGGGTTTCTTTATACCTTCTTGGGGGTCCTCTGGGGGATTCCCTTCGGCCGGGTTCTGAGGCGGGTGGAACGATGAAACCGGCCCTGGAGATAAAGAATCTCAGCTTCACCTATCCTGGACGCCCCGTTCCCAGTCTTCAAGGAATTAATCTTACGATAGAAGAGGGGGAGTTTGTTCTTATCTGCGGCCCGACTGGTTGTGGTAAAAGCACCCTCCTTTCCTGTATAAATGGTCTTATCCCCCACGAAAGCGGTGGTCTTTTGGAGGGGAGTGTTTTTCTCTTTGGCCAGAATGTCGCCCTGTCTCGGCCCGGGGATCTCTTTCCCCAGGTAGCTACCGTCTTCCAGAATCCATCGACCCAGATCGTCTCCGGGACTTTGGCCGATGAGGTAGCCTTTGGTCTGGAGAATCTTGGTCTTCCTGGCCAGACAATTAGGGCCCGGGTAGAAGAAGCCCTTAGGCTGGCTGGCCTCTGGGAAAGGAGAGACTCTCCTCCGGAGGCCCTCTCCGGGGGACAGAGACAGCGCCTGGCCATTGTTGCTGCTCTGGCTGTCCGTCCCCGGCTCTTACTCCTTGATGAACCCGTCTCCCAGCTTGATCCCCTGGCCACCAAGGAAGTCTTGTCTTTGATAAGAGAAATTGTCTCCCGGGGTGATTTGACGGTGATCATGGTGGAACATCGCCTGGATGAAGCCCTACCACTTGTCTCCCGAATAGTGGAGATGGATTCAGGCCGGATCATCTACAACGGTCCGGTATCTGAAAAAAAAGATCCCTTTACCT from Thermosulfuriphilus ammonigenes encodes the following:
- a CDS encoding ABC transporter ATP-binding protein, whose translation is MKPALEIKNLSFTYPGRPVPSLQGINLTIEEGEFVLICGPTGCGKSTLLSCINGLIPHESGGLLEGSVFLFGQNVALSRPGDLFPQVATVFQNPSTQIVSGTLADEVAFGLENLGLPGQTIRARVEEALRLAGLWERRDSPPEALSGGQRQRLAIVAALAVRPRLLLLDEPVSQLDPLATKEVLSLIREIVSRGDLTVIMVEHRLDEALPLVSRIVEMDSGRIIYNGPVSEKKDPFTFSGDPFEALKLRCSPLSPPSGPPVLRLKDISFTYSGGPRILNGVNLTFYQGERVAILGPNGSGKSTLLHLLAGLKRPTGGQIENFLPRRKGCLPIALLLQDPDLMLFRFRVSSELAFAPEFLGLPAKQVKLRVEKALETFSLEAFKDDPPFSLSRGQRLRTALASLVTGAPQILLLDEPTTGQDRLQVERLMENLSNLANLLIFTTHDLDLARRFATRRVVFKFGEVADEF